The Vibrio sp. 16 genome segment ATGCCCTCTATTGATAGTAACGAGTTAGAATTACAGGAAGTTTTTACCGTAATCCATTGGTGAGGTACCAAAGTGGCTTGCTAACGTCTGACCAATATCAGCAAACGTATCACGAAGACCTAAAGAGCCCGCTGGTACTTTAGCGCCGTAAACAATCACTGGGATATGCTCACGAGTGTGGTCTGTACCTGGCCATGTAGGGTCACAACCGTGGTCAGCAGTAAGAATTAGCAGATCATCTTCTTCCATCAGCTCCATGACTTCATGGATACGCCCATCAAAGTACTCTAACGCTGCAGCGTATCCCGCAACATCGCGGCGGTGACCGTAAGCTGAGTCGAAATCAACGAAGTTTGTGAATACGATGGTATTGTCACCCGCTTCTTTGATGGCATCTTTTGTTGCATCAAATAGTGCAGGAATGCCTGTTGCTTTGGTCTTCTTAGTGATACCACAGCCAGCATAAATATCAGAGATCTTACCGATTGAGTGAACTTCACCCCCCTTCTCATCAACTAGTTTTTGAAGAATCGTTGCTGATGGCGGCTCAACGGATAGGTCACGACGGTTACCTGTACGCTCAAACTGACCTTTACCTGGGCCGATGAATGGACGCGCGATAACACGGCCAATGTTGTAGTCTTCAAGCTCTTCACGAGCGATTTGGCACAGCTCTAATAGGCGGTCTAAACCAAACGTTTCTTCATGACACGCAATTTGGAATACAGAGTCAGCAGAAGTATAGAAAATTGGCTGACCAGTCTTCATGTGTTCTTCACCCAAGTCATCAAGAACTTGCGTACCCGACGCATGGCAGTTGCCTAGGAAGCCATCAAGACCTGCACGCTCAAGAATGCGGTCTGTCAGCTCTTTCGGGAAGCTGTTTTCTTTATCAGTGAAGTAGCCCCAGTCGAACAAGACAGGCACGCCTGCAATTTCCCAGTGGCCTGATGGAGTATCTTTACCAGAAGAAAGCTCAGCCGCGTGGCCGTAAGCACCGATAATTTCCGCGTCAGTGTCAAGGCCAGGTGCAAAGCTACCTGTTGACTCTTTGTGCGCCATCGCAAGACCCAATTTAGATAGGTTAGGTAGCTTGAGTGCGCCGCTACGATCCGCATTGTCAGCCAAGCCTTTGTCACACTGCTCAGCGATATGACCTAGCGTGTCTGAACCCACATCACCAAAATCTTTCGCATCAGCCGTTGCGCCAATACCAAATGAGTCTAAGACTAAAATAAATGCTCTTTTCATTGCTCTCTTCCTATAACTGGCCGAGAACAAATGCTCAATCGACCAATCTAATTGTAATTATTTAACCCAGCCTAGTAGAAGTTGCAGCAGACACAAGAAAGCTGCTGCAGCTCCACGTATGACAAGATTACAAATCTTCTGCGCGAATCTGACGATACACTTCTGGCGTTGGCGTATATTCACCACCGATTGTAATCGCCGCTTTCAGTGCGTTAGCAGCTTCTTGCCACTGCTCTTCATTACGAGCATGGATAACCGCCAAAGGCTTGTCACTAGACGCTTGTTCACCCAAGCGAATAAAGCCATCAAAACCAACAGCGTAGTCAATTTCGTCGGTTGCTACGCGGCGACCACCACCCATAGCCACAACAGCCATACCGATCGCACGAGTATCCATTGCTGAAACGACACCAGATTCATCAGCGTAAACTGGCTTGATGATCTCTGCTTTTTCTAGGTAGTTATCGTAGTTTTCAACGAAATCGGCCGGGCCACCAAGACCTGCAACCATCTTACCGAAGCATTCTGCCGCTTTACCGTTATCCAGAACTGCCATCAGTTTGTTACGCGCGTCTTCCGTATTCTCAGCCAGCTTGCCAAGAACCAGCATTTCCGCACATGACGCCATGGTAACTTCTAGAAGACGAGGGTTACGGTATTCGCCAGTTAGGAACTGAACCGCTTCACGAACTTCTACTGCGTTACCCGCCGAAGAAGCCAGTACTTGGTTCATGTCAGTAAGAATAGCGGTTGTCTTGGTGCCAGCGCCGTTTGCTACGGCAACGATCGATTTTGCTAGCTCTTCAGAAGCTTCGTAAGTTGGCATAAACGCACCAGAACCTACTTTTACGTCCATGACTAAAGACTCAAGGCCCGCAGCCAGCTTCTTAGACAAGATTGACGCCGTGATAAGCGAGATGTTGTCTACTGTCGCGGTAATATCACGAGTTGCGTAAACACGCTTGTCTGCAGGTGCTAAGTCACCAGTTTGACCGATAATTGCCACGCCGGCGTCTTTTGTCACATCACCAAACACTTCGTTGGTTGGTGTGATGTTGTAGCCTGGAATTGACTCAAGCTTGTCTAGTGTGCCACCAGTATGGCCAAGACCACGACCAGAGATCATAGGAACGAAACCACCACACGCCGCCACCATAGGGCCAAGCATTAGAGATGTTACGTCGCCCACACCACCTGTTGAGTGTTTATCGACGATAGGACCGCCAAACTCTTTGTGGCTCCAATCAATCACCATGCCAGAGTCACGCATTGCACACGTCAGTGCGATACGCTCAGGCATTGTCATTTCGTTGAAAAAGATTGCCATCGCAAACGCCGCGATCTGACCTTCAGATACAGAATTGTTTGCAACACCTTGAATGAAGAAGTTGATTTCTTCGGCTGTTAGAACTTCGCCGTCGCGTTTTTTACGAATAATTTCTTGAGGTAAGTACATTAGATCCTCCCATGCTTTGAATAGCAAGGTTGTAAGGTAAAGAGGTAATGTGGAGCAGCGAATCACTACTCCACCAAACAGACTTTATTTTTATTAATTCTCGAACGAGAAAATTAGTAAGCTGCTGGATCAGCAGTCTCGTCTGTCACTTCTAATGTATTAAGTAGGTTAGTTAGCAGGCTTGACGCACCGAAACGGTAGTGACGTGCATCAACCCAGTTATCACCTAGGATTTCATCAGCCATTGCCAAGTACGCTTGTGCATCTTCAGCTGTACGCACGCCACCTGCTGGTTTGAAACCAACTGTTTCTGCAACGCCCATATCGCGAATCACTTCAAGCATCATGCGAGCGTATTCTGGTGTCGCGTTTACTGGCACTTTACCCGTTGAAGTTTTAATGAAGTCTGCACCTGCTTTGATACAGATTTCAGAAGCTTTCTTGATTAGTGCTTCTTCTTTTAGCTCACCGGTTTCGATGATCACTTTAAGAAGAATATCACCACACGCTTCTTTACATTGCTTCACTAGCTCGAAGCCAACTTCTTCGTTACCTGCCATTAGAGCGCGGTATGGGAATACGACGTCTACTTCATCTGCACCGTAAGCCACTGCCGCTTTTGTCTCAGCAACAGCGATTTCGATGTCGTCGTTACCGTGTGGGAAGTTAGTTACAGTCGCGATGCGAACTTCTGGTGTACCTTGCTCACGAAGTGTCTTCTTAGCAATAGGAATAAAGCGAGGGTAAATACAGATTGCAGCTGTGTTACCTACTGCTGATTTTGCGTCATGACATAGTGAAATAACTTTCGCGTCAGTATCGTCATCATTCAGCGTAGTTAGGTCCATTAGTTTAAGTGCACGTAGTGCTGCTGCTTTTAAATCGCTCATTTCTATCTCCGATCAATATTCAAAAATTTTACTGCCCAGCTTGATGATTTCGACTCTAATCAAGCTAGCCTTGCAGTCATTAATGAACGGACTTGGTTCCTTGAAGACTCAGGGGTAAACAGCGAATTGACCCCTAATTGCTATCCTTGTCACCGCACAGTACCAGTTTGGTCTATGGCACAACAATCTGCGATTGAAGTGTCTAACGTGTATGCAGACATGCTGCAACCAACGCTCATCATACTCCTTGTACTCAGTAGCGCTAGCTAAAAAACTTCTCAATAATCCATTGATAAGTTATGCCACCTAAGTAAACACCGACAATGCCCATGATTCCTGATAACACAGGTGGAGCAGGTATTGGCAACTTGATGGCGGAAAACAGGATTCCGACAACAAACCCAGCAAGGGTTGCGAGGATAACTTCATTCATAAGTTAAGTCCTACTTTCTATAGATATATACATTATAGATATTTGTCGCAAAACTGTAGTGGCTCATAGAGCGCAAACGGTTTGTATCTCAAAAAAGTCGTTGGTTAACGTTTGCTCGATTCAGTGCATCGGCAAACCTTATCCAACTGGACACTCAACTGACTAAGAGTGTCGTGCTCAAGGCGTTTTATAACCTTGAGATTGTTTTACTGCAGCTAGGTACAGAAAAACAAAAAGCCCCGCAGCAAGAAACTTGCTACGGGGCTTTATAAAACGGCGTCTATATAATCTATCTACTTAATTAGAAAGATAGGAAGAAGCCAGCGATTGTCGCCGCCATTAGGTTAGATAGCGTACCAGCACAAACCGCTTTAACACCCATACGAGCGATGTCGTGACGACGGTTTGGCGCTAGACCACCTAGACCACCTAGTAGAATCGCGATAGAAGAAAGGTTTGCGAAACCACATAGAGCGAATGCGATGATAGCTTGAGTCTTCTCAGACATTACCGCACCTGTTGCTGGAACAACTTGTGCTGCATCACCAACGTAAGGTACGAAGTTTAGGTACGCTACGAATTCGTTAACAACCAGTTTCTGACCGATGAATGAACCAGCAAATGTTGCTTCAGCCCATGGAACACCGATTAGGAATGCTAGAGGTGCGAACAACCAACCTAGAAGAAGTTCTAGAGTTAGGTTTTCCATACCGAACCAACCGCCAACGCCACCTAGGATACCGTTGATAAGAGCGATTAGACCGATGAATGCTAGTAGCATTGCACCAACGTTTAGTGCTAGTTGTAGACCAACTGACGCACCGCCAGCTGCAGCATCGATAACGTTAGCAGGCTTGTCGTCGCCACCATCGATGTCATCACCTAGATTTTCATCTGGAGTGTCGACTTCTGGTTTGATGATTTTAGCGAATAGTAGACCACCTGGAGCTGCCATGAATGATGCTGCTACAAGGTACTCTAGAGGTACACCCATAGATGCGTAACCCGCTAGTACACCACCAGCTACAGACGCAAGACCACCACACATTACTGCAAATAGCTCAGATTGAGTCATTTTAGGAACAAACGGACGAACCACTAGAGGTGCTTCTGTTTGACCTACGAAGATGTTAGCTGCTGCAGACATTGACTCGGCACGAGAAGTACCTAGTGCTTTTTGTAGACCGCCACCAAGAATCTTGATAACCCACTGCATCACACCGATGTAGTAAAGTACAGAAATTAGCGCAGAGAAGAAGATTAGCGTTGGTAGTACTTGGAAAGCAAAGATGAAACCGATACCGTCAACTGAGAAGTTAACTAGGCTGCCGAATAGGAAACCAGTACCGTCTTTACCGTAGTCGATCACGTTTTGTACACCAGCTGAGAAACCAGCTAGAAGATCACGAC includes the following:
- a CDS encoding NupC/NupG family nucleoside CNT transporter produces the protein MSLFMSLVGMAVLLGIALLLSDNRKAINLRTVGGAFAIQFIIGGFVLYVPWGRDLLAGFSAGVQNVIDYGKDGTGFLFGSLVNFSVDGIGFIFAFQVLPTLIFFSALISVLYYIGVMQWVIKILGGGLQKALGTSRAESMSAAANIFVGQTEAPLVVRPFVPKMTQSELFAVMCGGLASVAGGVLAGYASMGVPLEYLVAASFMAAPGGLLFAKIIKPEVDTPDENLGDDIDGGDDKPANVIDAAAGGASVGLQLALNVGAMLLAFIGLIALINGILGGVGGWFGMENLTLELLLGWLFAPLAFLIGVPWAEATFAGSFIGQKLVVNEFVAYLNFVPYVGDAAQVVPATGAVMSEKTQAIIAFALCGFANLSSIAILLGGLGGLAPNRRHDIARMGVKAVCAGTLSNLMAATIAGFFLSF
- a CDS encoding phosphopentomutase produces the protein MKRAFILVLDSFGIGATADAKDFGDVGSDTLGHIAEQCDKGLADNADRSGALKLPNLSKLGLAMAHKESTGSFAPGLDTDAEIIGAYGHAAELSSGKDTPSGHWEIAGVPVLFDWGYFTDKENSFPKELTDRILERAGLDGFLGNCHASGTQVLDDLGEEHMKTGQPIFYTSADSVFQIACHEETFGLDRLLELCQIAREELEDYNIGRVIARPFIGPGKGQFERTGNRRDLSVEPPSATILQKLVDEKGGEVHSIGKISDIYAGCGITKKTKATGIPALFDATKDAIKEAGDNTIVFTNFVDFDSAYGHRRDVAGYAAALEYFDGRIHEVMELMEEDDLLILTADHGCDPTWPGTDHTREHIPVIVYGAKVPAGSLGLRDTFADIGQTLASHFGTSPMDYGKNFL
- the deoA gene encoding thymidine phosphorylase, with amino-acid sequence MYLPQEIIRKKRDGEVLTAEEINFFIQGVANNSVSEGQIAAFAMAIFFNEMTMPERIALTCAMRDSGMVIDWSHKEFGGPIVDKHSTGGVGDVTSLMLGPMVAACGGFVPMISGRGLGHTGGTLDKLESIPGYNITPTNEVFGDVTKDAGVAIIGQTGDLAPADKRVYATRDITATVDNISLITASILSKKLAAGLESLVMDVKVGSGAFMPTYEASEELAKSIVAVANGAGTKTTAILTDMNQVLASSAGNAVEVREAVQFLTGEYRNPRLLEVTMASCAEMLVLGKLAENTEDARNKLMAVLDNGKAAECFGKMVAGLGGPADFVENYDNYLEKAEIIKPVYADESGVVSAMDTRAIGMAVVAMGGGRRVATDEIDYAVGFDGFIRLGEQASSDKPLAVIHARNEEQWQEAANALKAAITIGGEYTPTPEVYRQIRAEDL
- a CDS encoding XapX domain-containing protein, whose protein sequence is MNEVILATLAGFVVGILFSAIKLPIPAPPVLSGIMGIVGVYLGGITYQWIIEKFFS
- the deoC gene encoding deoxyribose-phosphate aldolase, coding for MSDLKAAALRALKLMDLTTLNDDDTDAKVISLCHDAKSAVGNTAAICIYPRFIPIAKKTLREQGTPEVRIATVTNFPHGNDDIEIAVAETKAAVAYGADEVDVVFPYRALMAGNEEVGFELVKQCKEACGDILLKVIIETGELKEEALIKKASEICIKAGADFIKTSTGKVPVNATPEYARMMLEVIRDMGVAETVGFKPAGGVRTAEDAQAYLAMADEILGDNWVDARHYRFGASSLLTNLLNTLEVTDETADPAAY